One window of Desulfonatronum sp. SC1 genomic DNA carries:
- a CDS encoding GNAT family N-acetyltransferase, translating to MVASSGGVVVGTCVVKPLDAGAYELMSIAIQPAHQKSSYGTMLMKRVIDFFCKSGASPRDSYQ from the coding sequence ATCGTTGCTTCAAGTGGTGGGGTTGTTGTTGGAACATGTGTAGTCAAACCACTTGATGCAGGCGCGTATGAGCTAATGAGCATTGCCATACAACCAGCCCATCAGAAATCCAGCTATGGTACAATGCTCATGAAAAGGGTCATTGATTTCTTTTGTAAATCCGGCGCAAGTCCTCGAGACTCCTACCAATAA